The following proteins are encoded in a genomic region of Streptococcus sp. 29892:
- a CDS encoding CapA family protein codes for MPNLRTYSRLENRRALRKRKQVVGIAYLAILLLGIILVLERILLMGQDNSVSQLQEEADRAGQTVQEDGIRTARIMAHGDLLYHLPILRGAEQVDGSYDFSENFTYVKPWIEQADFAIADFEGTISPDTELAGYPLFNAPSIVASNIRDAGYDLVDLAHNHILDSHLSGLVSTVHTFREAGVDTVGVYAEGNRSAAPLYIREVNGIRIAVLAYAYGFNGLEVLLSQEEYDGYLSDFNLEKMQAEIERAEKEADITIVMPQTGVEYQLEPTEEQTSIYHQMIDWGADIVLGGHPHVVEPAEILEKDGQRKLIIYSMGNFLSNQRIESMEDTPNAQWTERGVLMDLTIQKENGQTSIQTAQAHPTWVNRWSKGTYSSEGYEQFAYQTYILQDWIAGGQYYGQLDPDTQARVDLAYQEMKDFVNLNW; via the coding sequence ATGCCAAATCTTAGAACCTATAGCCGTTTAGAGAATAGAAGAGCTCTAAGAAAACGGAAGCAAGTGGTAGGAATTGCTTATCTAGCTATATTGCTGTTAGGTATTATTCTAGTCTTGGAGCGGATATTGCTAATGGGGCAGGATAATTCGGTAAGTCAGTTACAAGAAGAGGCAGATCGGGCTGGTCAAACAGTTCAAGAAGATGGAATAAGGACCGCTCGTATTATGGCCCACGGTGATTTGCTTTATCATTTGCCTATTCTTCGTGGGGCGGAGCAAGTAGATGGGAGCTATGATTTTTCTGAGAACTTTACCTATGTTAAGCCTTGGATTGAGCAGGCTGATTTTGCCATAGCAGATTTTGAGGGGACCATTTCTCCAGATACGGAGTTGGCAGGCTATCCGCTCTTCAATGCTCCCAGTATCGTGGCTAGTAACATCCGTGATGCAGGCTATGATTTGGTCGATTTGGCCCACAATCATATCTTGGACTCCCATCTGTCTGGCCTGGTTTCCACGGTCCATACATTCAGAGAAGCTGGTGTGGACACTGTTGGTGTCTATGCCGAAGGAAATCGGTCAGCTGCGCCACTCTATATCCGAGAGGTCAATGGTATCCGTATAGCTGTTTTGGCCTATGCCTATGGCTTCAACGGCTTGGAAGTCTTGCTTAGTCAGGAAGAATATGATGGCTACTTATCAGATTTTAATCTTGAAAAGATGCAAGCAGAGATTGAACGAGCAGAAAAAGAGGCGGATATTACTATTGTCATGCCTCAGACGGGTGTGGAATATCAGTTGGAACCAACGGAGGAGCAGACCAGTATCTACCATCAAATGATTGATTGGGGAGCAGACATTGTTTTGGGAGGTCATCCCCATGTAGTCGAGCCGGCAGAAATTCTTGAGAAAGACGGTCAGAGAAAATTGATTATCTATTCTATGGGGAATTTTCTATCCAATCAGCGTATAGAAAGTATGGAAGATACCCCAAATGCCCAGTGGACAGAGCGAGGTGTCTTGATGGATCTTACTATTCAGAAAGAGAATGGACAGACCAGTATTCAAACGGCTCAAGCCCATCCGACCTGGGTCAATCGCTGGTCTAAGGGGACTTACTCGTCAGAAGGCTATGAGCAATTTGCCTATCAGACCTATATTCTGCAAGATTGGATAGCAGGTGGACAGTATTATGGACAGCTGGACCCAGATACCCAGGCGCGTGTGGATCTAGCCTATCAAGAAATGAAGGATTTTGTAAATCTGAATTGGTAA
- a CDS encoding Cof-type HAD-IIB family hydrolase has product MTVRLVATDMDGTFLDGQGNFDRERFAWILDKLEERAIPFVIASGNGIGRLLQLFKGFEERLIFVADNGSHVYQAGKTIIRRSIQQEEIRAVLDYFKGRWAEVCLMLSTEKAIYMQVGAGVPFEGTGLPIDPAQMAAFQSRVKYLDDLSAYPTFGPIYRLGLWVPEAQVDKITEEFNQAFHGQLVAVTSGYGSVDILPQGIHKAWGLEQVLTNLAITPDQVLAFGDSDNDIELLSYVGVSYAMENATDKVKAVAKYMAPSHLEAGVFQVLEELVL; this is encoded by the coding sequence ATGACAGTTCGATTAGTGGCTACAGATATGGACGGGACCTTTTTAGATGGTCAGGGAAATTTTGACAGAGAACGTTTTGCATGGATTTTGGATAAGCTAGAAGAGAGAGCTATTCCATTTGTCATCGCTAGTGGCAATGGAATAGGTAGATTACTTCAACTCTTTAAAGGATTTGAAGAACGCTTGATTTTTGTAGCAGATAATGGTTCCCATGTCTATCAAGCTGGCAAAACCATCATTCGGCGAAGCATTCAGCAAGAAGAAATCAGAGCAGTTTTAGACTATTTCAAAGGCCGTTGGGCAGAGGTCTGCCTGATGTTGTCAACGGAGAAGGCCATTTATATGCAGGTTGGGGCAGGTGTGCCTTTTGAAGGTACAGGTTTACCGATTGACCCTGCACAAATGGCGGCTTTTCAAAGTCGGGTAAAATACCTAGATGACCTCAGTGCCTATCCAACCTTTGGACCTATTTATCGGCTTGGTCTTTGGGTTCCTGAAGCGCAGGTAGATAAAATAACGGAAGAGTTTAATCAGGCTTTTCACGGTCAGTTGGTGGCTGTAACCAGTGGTTATGGTTCCGTTGACATTCTACCGCAGGGTATCCATAAGGCATGGGGCTTGGAACAGGTTTTGACGAATTTAGCAATCACGCCAGATCAAGTCCTGGCCTTTGGGGATTCGGATAATGATATCGAATTGTTGTCCTATGTTGGTGTTTCCTATGCTATGGAAAATGCGACAGACAAGGTCAAGGCAGTTGCCAAATACATGGCCCCTAGCCATTTGGAAGCCGGTGTGTTTCAGGTGCTTGAGGAACTTGTTTTATAG
- a CDS encoding ABC transporter permease: MKKYISLYLYNIKVYMMAQMSFRVDFFIGLFSSLIEQIVYLIFLNILFGNIKEIAGFNYGQMLFIYGIATVGRSIHLIFFDNLWMFGSRYIRQGEFERLLLMPVNPLFQLICERIQPQGIGTTLIGSIALVQASSELGLEWSLGKLMLLIFVAICIGLLYATIQLGPTALAFWIVESFPLTMGIFSLNQMAQYPLNIYPKIIQILLIFVFPYAFTAYFPALYFLDLSMWGLALPLVVVVLFSINYKLFRYGMTKFTSVGN; this comes from the coding sequence ATGAAGAAATATATCAGCCTCTATCTATATAACATCAAGGTCTACATGATGGCCCAGATGTCCTTTCGGGTGGACTTCTTCATCGGGCTTTTCTCCTCTTTGATTGAACAAATTGTCTACTTGATTTTCCTCAATATTCTCTTTGGAAATATCAAGGAAATCGCTGGTTTTAACTACGGTCAAATGCTTTTTATCTATGGAATAGCCACCGTCGGACGCTCCATTCACTTGATATTCTTTGACAATCTCTGGATGTTTGGCAGTCGCTACATCCGACAAGGCGAATTTGAACGCCTCCTCCTCATGCCTGTCAACCCTCTTTTTCAGCTTATCTGTGAACGAATTCAACCTCAAGGAATTGGAACCACACTTATCGGCTCTATCGCTCTTGTACAAGCTTCCAGTGAACTAGGCTTAGAGTGGAGCTTGGGAAAACTGATGTTACTAATCTTTGTGGCCATTTGTATCGGTCTACTCTATGCGACCATTCAATTAGGACCAACGGCTCTAGCCTTTTGGATTGTTGAATCTTTCCCTCTGACCATGGGGATTTTCTCCCTCAATCAAATGGCTCAGTATCCCCTCAACATCTATCCAAAAATCATTCAAATTCTGCTGATTTTTGTTTTCCCCTACGCTTTTACCGCCTACTTCCCTGCTCTCTACTTCCTAGACTTGTCCATGTGGGGACTGGCTCTGCCACTGGTGGTAGTGGTCCTATTTTCCATCAATTATAAGCTCTTCCGCTATGGTATGACCAAGTTCACCAGTGTTGGAAATTAA
- a CDS encoding ABC transporter permease — translation MRKYLYMTRLTMMNAMQYKAFFLATFVSLAVKILVALYVWKTIFFTQPEVNGFTLQTFTTYIIFANLLASLNSFSLGEDLSYSILKGSIAGEFLRPYSFILALFFKDLGNKLLELIKFAIVFIGILLVHQDFYLPDGKTILLFLVSSILGMFIVQLLDMAFGFLAFFTVNAWGVMLLRMGLFNLASGALLPLSFYPQAVENFLKVLPYNYAVNVPVSILLGQESDLRALGLQVIWIPILACFIAALWSQAKRRIVIFGG, via the coding sequence ATGCGTAAATATCTCTACATGACCCGCCTGACCATGATGAATGCTATGCAGTATAAGGCTTTCTTTCTGGCTACCTTCGTTTCACTGGCAGTGAAGATTTTGGTAGCTCTCTATGTCTGGAAAACCATTTTCTTCACTCAACCAGAAGTCAATGGCTTTACCCTACAAACCTTTACTACATATATCATCTTTGCTAATCTACTAGCCAGTTTGAATTCTTTCTCACTTGGTGAAGATTTGTCCTATAGCATTTTAAAAGGAAGCATTGCTGGAGAATTTCTCAGACCCTATTCCTTTATCCTAGCCCTCTTTTTCAAAGACCTTGGAAATAAGCTCTTGGAACTGATAAAATTTGCTATCGTATTTATCGGTATCTTGCTTGTTCATCAGGATTTTTATCTACCTGATGGAAAAACTATTTTGCTCTTTCTAGTCAGCTCCATCCTCGGGATGTTTATCGTTCAATTACTGGATATGGCTTTTGGCTTCTTAGCATTTTTTACGGTCAATGCTTGGGGAGTGATGTTGCTCCGAATGGGACTCTTCAATCTAGCCTCGGGGGCACTATTGCCACTCAGCTTCTATCCACAGGCTGTGGAAAACTTTTTGAAAGTCCTTCCCTATAATTATGCAGTTAACGTTCCAGTTTCCATTTTATTGGGACAGGAAAGCGATCTAAGGGCTTTGGGATTGCAAGTTATATGGATACCCATTCTAGCCTGCTTCATCGCTGCTCTTTGGTCTCAGGCCAAGCGTCGTATTGTGATTTTTGGAGGTTAA
- a CDS encoding ABC transporter ATP-binding protein — MIEAQHLSKTYSIIDKEVGLKGSIKAFFKPKKKAIPAVQDISLQVGKGEIIGYIGSNGSGKSTTIKMLTGVLYPDQGSVRINGLNPQENRKAVNKQIGVLFGQKSHLDWNLPVQESFILHAKIYDVPDKVFKERLAVLIDLLDLADIMKQPIRNLSLGQRVRCEFAAIFIHQPAVVFLDEPTIGLDASVKETIRSFIRYMNQEYQTTFLITSHDMKDIESLCERIFIIDKGKKVYDGSLTVLKERFSTVKTILFSTEKPIEKALQVDGWEFEQLDDFHFEIHYQSKVWTSAQVIEQVFNHYAIEDVTMKELEIETMVRQIYEEGIHA, encoded by the coding sequence ATGATAGAAGCGCAGCATTTATCCAAAACCTATTCCATCATTGATAAGGAAGTCGGGCTAAAAGGTTCGATTAAGGCCTTTTTCAAGCCCAAGAAAAAGGCCATCCCTGCTGTTCAAGATATTTCTTTACAGGTAGGAAAAGGAGAAATTATTGGATATATCGGCTCCAACGGTTCTGGTAAATCCACCACCATCAAAATGCTGACTGGTGTTCTCTATCCAGACCAAGGCTCCGTCCGAATCAATGGGCTTAATCCACAAGAAAACCGCAAGGCTGTCAATAAGCAAATCGGCGTTCTCTTTGGACAAAAATCTCACTTGGATTGGAACTTGCCTGTCCAGGAATCCTTTATTCTCCATGCAAAAATCTATGATGTTCCAGATAAGGTATTCAAAGAGCGATTGGCTGTCTTGATTGACCTATTGGACTTGGCAGACATCATGAAACAACCCATTCGTAATCTTTCACTTGGCCAACGGGTTCGCTGTGAATTTGCGGCTATCTTTATCCACCAGCCTGCCGTTGTCTTTTTGGACGAACCGACCATCGGCTTGGATGCCAGCGTCAAGGAGACCATTCGCTCCTTCATCCGCTATATGAATCAAGAATACCAGACCACTTTTTTGATTACTTCCCATGATATGAAGGACATCGAGAGCCTCTGTGAGCGGATTTTTATCATTGATAAGGGCAAAAAAGTCTACGACGGTTCACTGACCGTCCTCAAGGAACGCTTTTCCACAGTGAAAACCATTCTCTTCTCCACAGAAAAACCAATTGAAAAAGCCTTGCAAGTGGATGGCTGGGAGTTTGAGCAGTTGGATGACTTCCATTTTGAAATCCATTATCAAAGCAAGGTTTGGACCAGTGCCCAGGTGATTGAGCAAGTTTTCAATCATTATGCCATTGAAGATGTTACCATGAAGGAATTGGAAATTGAAACCATGGTCCGTCAGATTTATGAGGAGGGTATCCATGCGTAA
- a CDS encoding DUF4097 family beta strand repeat-containing protein, whose amino-acid sequence MKKKLTLALIIGFVSLIVGLILAGIGFFTGGITGLVDVAAPKKIHQTYTDLNSIKVDFIPHSVYIKESSDSNYHVTYANSDNNMQSPLSLSEKDGTLTLTSQRRELKIEGIMQFFGELLAQRGIDVNTVTIEIPKGKTLNKLEGHSIDFYYGSIFNIENVHIKEINLEGNVDLTNSQIDSGKLYSRSFHVTNSSLKNLDISADNGGSLSETNLENVKITNYYELKTIQISLKGNNSFTPAKVGSSTHTILDLTEQSLQDINLNINTQFDLMALAQEQGFYAETEQELEEMMGDITYLKEAMERMGIYTSGVYEKLPVKKEDSKHSLTLENKNNKNSLTIDAVNASINLEKSE is encoded by the coding sequence ATGAAAAAGAAACTAACCCTGGCCCTTATTATCGGCTTTGTCAGTCTGATTGTTGGCTTAATTCTAGCTGGAATTGGATTTTTTACAGGAGGCATTACTGGTTTGGTAGATGTAGCTGCTCCCAAGAAAATTCACCAAACTTACACCGACCTGAATAGCATTAAAGTTGACTTTATCCCTCATAGCGTCTACATCAAAGAATCTAGTGATAGCAACTACCATGTGACCTATGCTAATTCTGACAACAATATGCAGAGCCCACTAAGTCTATCCGAAAAAGATGGGACATTAACACTTACCTCTCAAAGACGAGAGCTTAAAATCGAAGGAATTATGCAATTTTTTGGGGAACTCTTAGCCCAACGAGGTATTGATGTCAACACCGTTACCATTGAAATTCCAAAAGGAAAGACCTTGAATAAACTGGAAGGTCATAGCATAGATTTCTATTACGGTAGTATCTTCAACATAGAGAATGTCCATATCAAAGAAATCAATCTAGAAGGTAATGTCGATCTCACCAATAGCCAGATCGACAGCGGCAAGCTATATAGCCGATCCTTTCATGTCACCAACTCTAGTCTGAAAAATCTTGACATTTCTGCAGATAATGGCGGTAGCCTTTCTGAAACCAATCTTGAAAATGTCAAGATTACGAATTACTACGAATTGAAGACTATCCAAATCAGTCTAAAAGGAAATAATAGCTTCACCCCTGCTAAGGTCGGTTCATCCACTCATACCATACTTGACTTGACAGAGCAAAGCCTACAAGACATCAATCTCAATATTAACACGCAGTTTGATCTAATGGCACTGGCTCAAGAACAGGGCTTCTACGCAGAAACGGAACAAGAACTAGAAGAAATGATGGGGGACATCACCTATCTCAAGGAAGCAATGGAGCGCATGGGAATTTACACCAGCGGAGTGTATGAGAAACTACCTGTCAAAAAAGAAGACAGCAAGCACAGTCTGACCCTAGAAAACAAAAACAATAAAAATAGCCTGACCATTGACGCTGTCAATGCAAGCATAAACCTTGAAAAGTCAGAATAA
- a CDS encoding DUF1700 domain-containing protein, whose product MTRTEYMEQLEKHLKKLPHKEYFEAINFFNEYFDEAGPEQEADIIEELGSPKEAASELINNILNKQIQEDKERKEPLQLTWKHWAGLGALSMMGLFSFFLLFIMGEFIGFIPLFATLILGAFFLGRYFRNFSQTKRTLWLAILAVISLPIAIPLLLILLASLLGLTALIVALIIGAFALGVLLLISGAYLIWEGFTLLSEGFNIFLMGFGSGLSLIGGAILIYILTGFFAYWSWRLVKACFKWILKRGKRA is encoded by the coding sequence ATGACAAGAACTGAGTACATGGAGCAGTTGGAAAAACACCTGAAAAAACTACCCCACAAGGAATACTTTGAAGCCATTAACTTCTTTAATGAATACTTTGACGAGGCTGGTCCAGAACAGGAAGCAGACATTATCGAAGAACTAGGCTCACCAAAAGAAGCTGCTAGCGAACTGATTAACAATATTCTCAATAAGCAAATTCAAGAGGATAAAGAAAGAAAAGAACCGCTCCAGCTAACTTGGAAGCACTGGGCTGGACTGGGAGCCTTGAGTATGATGGGCTTATTTTCCTTCTTCCTGCTCTTTATCATGGGAGAATTTATCGGATTTATTCCATTGTTTGCGACCCTTATCCTTGGAGCCTTTTTCCTCGGTCGCTACTTCCGTAATTTTAGCCAGACCAAGCGAACACTCTGGTTAGCCATCCTTGCTGTTATTTCCCTACCAATCGCCATTCCTCTCCTGCTTATTCTACTAGCTAGCCTATTGGGTTTAACGGCACTTATCGTAGCCCTCATTATCGGTGCCTTTGCTTTAGGCGTGCTACTCCTGATTAGCGGTGCCTATCTGATCTGGGAAGGTTTCACCCTCCTGTCAGAAGGATTTAACATCTTCCTCATGGGCTTTGGCTCAGGACTTTCATTGATTGGTGGAGCTATTCTCATCTACATCTTGACTGGATTTTTTGCCTACTGGTCTTGGCGCTTGGTCAAGGCTTGCTTCAAATGGATCTTGAAACGAGGTAAACGAGCATGA
- a CDS encoding PadR family transcriptional regulator, with product MHFPVPAVLTEFLIMAILESDDSYGYEICQTIKLIANIKESALYPILKKLEQNDFLTTYSQEYQGRMRKYYSLTQLGHEELVRLKDDWDTYTATINGIIEGSVRHDKN from the coding sequence ATGCATTTTCCAGTCCCCGCAGTGCTGACAGAATTTCTTATTATGGCTATTTTGGAATCCGATGATTCCTACGGATACGAAATCTGTCAGACCATCAAACTGATTGCCAATATCAAGGAGTCAGCCCTCTATCCTATCCTGAAAAAGCTAGAGCAAAATGACTTTTTGACCACCTACTCCCAAGAATACCAAGGCCGCATGCGCAAGTATTACAGCCTGACCCAGCTGGGCCATGAAGAACTGGTTCGGCTCAAAGATGATTGGGACACCTACACAGCAACCATCAACGGTATTATAGAAGGGAGCGTCCGCCATGACAAGAACTGA
- a CDS encoding formate/nitrite transporter family protein, translated as MAAQQDSLIYNIDKSIKKKADLIESNYFAYAIRAAMASVYLAIGLAISAYVADKLNHIVDGLGKFGYGLMFGWCLVMILYMNAELGTSNMMYMTSAIHRKVIPTKTALKILATCIFFNFVGAVIVCFLLSYTQPYQVGHLDEHSYLIQATTAKLMKTPLTQFIEGIFANIVVNIAVFISMRMKDDAGRVISLIFIIFIFAFLGFEHVIANFSTFSLAFFANGGAVEGMSVASVLVNFLFSGLGNYVGGGLLIGLLYSWLSNKSKLYID; from the coding sequence ATGGCAGCACAACAAGATTCGCTGATTTATAATATCGACAAGAGTATCAAGAAAAAAGCCGACTTGATCGAAAGCAATTACTTTGCCTACGCCATCCGTGCCGCAATGGCCAGCGTTTATTTGGCAATCGGTTTGGCCATCTCAGCCTATGTGGCTGACAAACTCAACCACATCGTAGATGGTTTGGGTAAATTCGGTTACGGTCTTATGTTCGGCTGGTGCTTGGTCATGATTTTGTATATGAACGCTGAGCTCGGTACATCAAACATGATGTATATGACATCAGCTATTCACCGCAAGGTCATCCCTACTAAGACTGCATTGAAAATCTTGGCAACATGTATTTTCTTCAACTTTGTCGGTGCGGTTATCGTCTGCTTCTTGCTCTCCTACACCCAGCCTTACCAAGTTGGGCATTTGGATGAGCATAGCTACCTAATCCAAGCCACCACTGCAAAATTGATGAAAACACCATTGACACAATTTATCGAAGGGATCTTCGCTAACATCGTTGTAAACATCGCAGTCTTCATCTCTATGCGTATGAAGGATGATGCTGGACGTGTTATTTCCTTGATTTTCATCATCTTCATCTTTGCCTTCCTTGGCTTCGAGCACGTGATCGCTAACTTCTCTACCTTCTCTCTTGCCTTCTTTGCAAATGGCGGAGCTGTAGAAGGTATGTCTGTGGCCAGTGTCCTTGTGAACTTCCTCTTCTCAGGTCTTGGAAACTACGTCGGTGGTGGACTTCTAATCGGTCTGCTCTATAGCTGGCTCAGCAACAAATCAAAACTTTACATCGACTAA
- a CDS encoding helicase HerA-like domain-containing protein, whose translation MSDIIAFGYGRERAEMKLKRLNRHGIIAGATGTGKTVTLKVLAEQLSDAGIPVFLSDIKGDLNSLVAANTKEIDPSRLEKTHYPDYSPVGYPVELWDVLGENGTPVRMTISELGPVLLTRLLGLNDTQESILNIVFSVADERGLLLIDLMDLRAMLNFVAENAAELSQYYGNIPARSVGAILRSLVVLEQQGGKIFFGEPSLDIADLMRTAEDGRGVINVLQATQLFNQPTLYSTVLLSLLSELYEVLPEVGDLDKPKMVFFFDEAHVLFKDAPKVLLEKIELIVRLIRSKGVGVFFVTQNPTDIPDSIAAQLGNRIQHGLRAFTPKELKTVATVAETFRQEGSEDLAKVIQELQVGEAVVSTLQADGTPSFADRVTIYPPKSMLGTVEPSALLSVINNSPLMEKYADAVNRESAHEQILAMTEAKEAELIQKAEQAEAEKQAEKEAKAAAKMEERAQKEAAKAAQKTSQPAGRKTDSMMDRFTKNLMSQVGREVGRVVTRGIMGMLKGK comes from the coding sequence ATGTCAGATATTATTGCTTTTGGTTATGGTCGTGAGCGTGCAGAGATGAAGCTTAAGCGGCTCAATCGTCATGGAATTATAGCAGGTGCTACGGGTACGGGTAAGACAGTGACCTTGAAGGTCTTAGCGGAGCAGTTGAGTGACGCGGGCATTCCTGTCTTTCTATCAGACATCAAGGGTGATTTGAATAGCTTGGTTGCGGCGAATACCAAGGAAATTGATCCAAGTCGTTTGGAGAAAACCCACTATCCTGACTATAGTCCAGTTGGCTATCCTGTGGAGTTGTGGGATGTTTTGGGTGAAAATGGAACCCCTGTCCGCATGACCATTTCAGAGTTGGGACCTGTCTTATTGACACGCCTTTTGGGCTTGAATGACACCCAAGAATCTATTCTGAATATCGTATTTAGTGTAGCAGATGAGCGTGGGCTTCTCTTGATTGATTTGATGGACCTGCGGGCCATGCTCAATTTTGTGGCTGAAAATGCGGCAGAGCTGAGCCAGTATTATGGAAATATTCCAGCTCGTTCGGTTGGTGCTATCTTGCGTAGTCTGGTTGTTTTGGAGCAACAAGGTGGAAAGATTTTCTTCGGTGAGCCAAGTCTTGATATTGCTGATTTGATGCGTACAGCAGAAGATGGCCGTGGGGTTATCAACGTTCTCCAAGCTACTCAGCTATTTAATCAGCCGACATTGTATTCAACGGTTCTTCTCAGCCTCTTATCAGAACTCTATGAAGTCTTGCCTGAGGTGGGCGATTTGGACAAGCCTAAGATGGTCTTCTTCTTTGATGAGGCCCATGTTCTCTTCAAAGATGCACCAAAAGTTCTTCTTGAAAAGATTGAGCTAATTGTCCGTTTGATTCGTTCAAAAGGTGTAGGGGTCTTCTTTGTCACCCAGAATCCAACGGATATTCCTGATAGCATCGCAGCCCAGTTGGGTAATCGTATCCAGCATGGTCTTCGTGCCTTTACACCAAAAGAGCTCAAAACAGTTGCGACAGTTGCTGAAACCTTCCGCCAAGAAGGCAGTGAGGACTTGGCCAAGGTCATTCAGGAGTTGCAAGTAGGTGAAGCAGTTGTGTCCACCTTGCAAGCCGACGGAACACCTAGCTTTGCGGACCGGGTGACCATTTATCCTCCAAAGAGTATGCTAGGAACCGTGGAGCCAAGTGCCCTCTTGTCAGTTATCAATAATTCTCCTTTGATGGAAAAATATGCTGACGCGGTTAACCGTGAGTCAGCCCACGAACAGATTTTAGCTATGACGGAGGCCAAAGAAGCCGAACTCATCCAAAAAGCAGAGCAGGCCGAAGCGGAAAAGCAGGCAGAAAAAGAAGCTAAGGCAGCCGCAAAAATGGAAGAGAGAGCCCAGAAAGAAGCAGCTAAAGCTGCACAAAAAACTAGTCAGCCAGCCGGTCGCAAAACAGATTCCATGATGGATCGCTTTACCAAGAACCTGATGAGTCAGGTCGGACGGGAAGTTGGGCGCGTGGTGACACGTGGCATTATGGGCATGCTAAAAGGAAAATAA
- a CDS encoding NUDIX hydrolase, with protein sequence MIDKSRMILKDYQPQPLGQKSEYAVLLPLVWSDNQWQVLYQVRSEGISQPGEVSFPGGRVEVGESAKEAAVREAVEELNIKPEQVELLGEIDYLVFAQSTIRCYVGRLDLDWQALQPNEEVARLFTVPLDYLLQTSPVYYDLTSKVLPDCDFPFDRLRGGVDYPFSHHQRSVPFYEGLSENIWGMTAQFTHRFVEIMKERL encoded by the coding sequence ATGATTGATAAGAGTAGAATGATCTTGAAGGATTATCAGCCCCAACCTTTGGGACAAAAAAGCGAGTACGCTGTCTTGTTGCCATTAGTATGGTCAGACAATCAGTGGCAGGTCCTTTATCAAGTCCGTAGTGAAGGAATTTCCCAGCCAGGAGAGGTATCTTTTCCCGGGGGGAGGGTTGAGGTTGGTGAAAGTGCTAAGGAAGCAGCAGTCCGTGAAGCAGTAGAAGAGCTGAATATAAAGCCTGAACAGGTGGAATTACTAGGAGAGATTGATTACTTGGTCTTTGCCCAGTCAACCATTCGTTGTTATGTTGGTCGTTTGGATCTGGATTGGCAGGCCCTCCAACCCAATGAAGAAGTAGCCCGCTTGTTCACCGTTCCGTTAGACTATCTACTGCAAACAAGTCCGGTATACTATGATTTGACCTCTAAAGTCCTGCCAGATTGCGATTTTCCCTTTGACCGCTTACGAGGGGGTGTTGATTATCCCTTTAGTCACCATCAACGGTCTGTACCCTTTTACGAAGGTCTTTCAGAAAATATCTGGGGCATGACAGCCCAATTTACCCATCGCTTTGTGGAGATTATGAAAGAGCGCCTATGA
- the rpmG gene encoding 50S ribosomal protein L33, with translation MRVNITLEHKESGERLYLTSKNKRNTPDRLQLKKYSPKLRKHVIFTEVK, from the coding sequence ATGCGCGTAAATATTACACTTGAACACAAAGAATCTGGTGAGCGTTTGTACCTTACTTCAAAAAACAAACGTAACACTCCAGACCGTCTTCAATTGAAAAAATACTCACCAAAATTGCGTAAGCACGTTATTTTTACTGAAGTAAAATAA
- the rpmF gene encoding 50S ribosomal protein L32, with protein sequence MAVPARRTSKAKKNKRRTHYKVAAPTVKFDETTGDYSRSHRVSLKGYYKGRKIAKAASAE encoded by the coding sequence ATGGCAGTACCTGCACGTCGCACTTCAAAAGCGAAGAAAAACAAACGTCGTACTCACTATAAAGTAGCAGCTCCAACTGTGAAATTTGATGAAACTACTGGAGATTACTCACGTTCTCACCGTGTATCTTTGAAAGGATACTACAAAGGACGTAAAATCGCTAAGGCTGCTTCAGCTGAATAA